The DNA window AGAACCGAAAAGTTCCTGATTATATTAATGAAAGAGAACGTGCAATTAGAGAAACTCTGATGAAAGAAGAAGAAATGATACATGAATTTGATAGCAAAGTTGAAGGCATTCATAGCGATATCGAAAGTAACGAAGAGAAAATAGAAACGTTACAAAAAGAAAAAAATAATTTAGAAAAAGAAATCAGTGAAAAAAGAAATGCTATTTGGGAAAAGTTATCACTGAAACGCTATTCTTTTAAGCAAAATATTGCCACATCTCCGTCAGAACCTCAAGAATCATCTAATCAATATTCTTCCGATCATAGAAAGATGGCTAAGAGGGTTCGTCTTTCAGATCTTGTATCGAATGGATTGATAAAGGATAGGCAAATCCTTCATTTATTCTATCGTCAGCCCATTTCATTAGAAAAAGCTCAGATTGTTGCCGATGAAAATAAATTAAAATATTTGGGTGATGGTAAAAACTACTCTACATCTGAATTAGCACGAACATTATTAAAAAAACATAAATGCATAACTCATAATTACAATGTTCAAGGCCCTCTATATTGGCAAACAGAAGATGGTCAGACAATCAACGAATTAAATGAAAAAATACGGCTGAATAGGGGTGATAGGGAATAATTTGTTGTGCGTAGCAACTCTATGGACACTCCGTATCCTTGTCTCGCTTTCGGCTCGGTCATATAACAGCGGACATACGGCTACGCTTCGCCCAAATAAGAAATGACCCTAGCAAATCATCTTCGGAATATCTTATCGTGATGCTCCAAATCAAGAAATCGGATAATATTTCCGTCAATCCGGAACGTAAGAACAAATGACTTGGCTATATGAACCTCCCTTCTATTTTTCATGTCGTAGCGCAGCGGTTTATAATGCTCGGGACTGGCAAGAATTTCTTCGATTTTCTTCATGCAGATTTCGTATCGCTTCTTGTCCCTTTTGAATAATTTATTGAGTGTTTCCCTTAATTGGTGGTCGTACTCAATTTCATACATTATATCATCCCTTTAAAATCAGAAGCTTTCGATATCTTTCCGCATTTCTTCGACGTTCTTAAATCGGTAAAATTTTCCTGTCTTTTCGATTTTCTCTAACTTCTTAAGATATTCGGGACGGACTTCGTGCACGTCATTGTCTATTACTTCTACTTCGGCTTCGAGCGCATTTACCCTTTTTTTAAGAAGCATAATATCGCTTTGCATCTGCCTCATTACTGCAAGCTCTGGACGCAAACTTTTTCTAAGTATCTTTCCTTCCATACAAATCACAAAATATACTTGGATTTCGGAATTTAAAAAGATGTTTTTTGACTCGTGACGAAAATAGCTCAATTGTCGAAGTTATTCAAAAATCCTTTTACTTCACTGTGCTCATTCTAAGGCTTTTGAACAGAGTTCATAAATTGTTCTGCCTTTTTTAAAATATTCTTCGCATTGTCAAACGTCAGTTTCTTCAGCGCGTCTTCATACGGCAGCCATTCAAAACCGATATGCTCATCAGATATTGTGATGTCGCGCGCGCAAGTCTCTGCCAGAAAGAAGATGACTTCCTTGTGAACTGTCTGGCCCTCGCGCCGGAAGAAATATTCTATTTTCTCGCGAAAGCCAAAGACAAAATTCAGGTCAGTGATGCCGGTTTCCTCGCGCGCCTCGCGCACAACAGTGTCTTTGTCCTGCTCTCCTTTCTCGATTTTGCCCTTGACAAATTCCCAGTGGCCGGACTCATAATGCAAGAGAAGATAAAGCCTTTCTCCGCCATCCATCCTGAAAATCACTGCGCCTCTTGATGATTCTTGCGGAATATTTAGCCACCTCCATTAACCATTTTCTTGTCTCACAGACCAAAAATAATAAATCATCGCAACAAATCCTTCTGAAGGCCGCGCCAGAATTCGCGGCTTTTTATTTTGCCGGCTTTTTTGAATTCAA is part of the Nanoarchaeota archaeon genome and encodes:
- a CDS encoding type I restriction enzyme HsdR N-terminal domain-containing protein; its protein translation is MLDTKPERETIANFTKDDIGTTEENVKQKFMVPLLVLLGHKREDLEFEHATRRGRIDIFIKKNVPSECKVIIDTKAYYEDLNETKYIEQLKAYALDENSLVAILANGLEMRIYSLLRGVAFEQSLLYCIKREDIIKEDTWQILLNLLEISNLKNRKVPDYINERERAIRETLMKEEEMIHEFDSKVEGIHSDIESNEEKIETLQKEKNNLEKEISEKRNAIWEKLSLKRYSFKQNIATSPSEPQESSNQYSSDHRKMAKRVRLSDLVSNGLIKDRQILHLFYRQPISLEKAQIVADENKLKYLGDGKNYSTSELARTLLKKHKCITHNYNVQGPLYWQTEDGQTINELNEKIRLNRGDRE
- a CDS encoding type II toxin-antitoxin system YafQ family toxin, with the protein product MYEIEYDHQLRETLNKLFKRDKKRYEICMKKIEEILASPEHYKPLRYDMKNRREVHIAKSFVLTFRIDGNIIRFLDLEHHDKIFRR
- a CDS encoding NUDIX domain-containing protein, with the translated sequence MPQESSRGAVIFRMDGGERLYLLLHYESGHWEFVKGKIEKGEQDKDTVVREAREETGITDLNFVFGFREKIEYFFRREGQTVHKEVIFFLAETCARDITISDEHIGFEWLPYEDALKKLTFDNAKNILKKAEQFMNSVQKP